One Candidatus Aminicenantes bacterium genomic window carries:
- a CDS encoding efflux RND transporter periplasmic adaptor subunit has product MKIGRILIVVFLIALVGLIGWRANKAVQAKKLEASKPAPVVVVPVETAQPTRQAIEEIVHSSGSLQSEAEVSIFSKVGGKIANNLVRMGSTVAPGQVVSIVNRDEVGYDYKPYEVRSDAKGVVSRILLNPGAAVNPSSPILNLVDVDTVKVVAAVDEKKIRFIAVGQLAAVKLEAYPGEAFGARVSVISPVANPASRTIDVELIIANPSHRLKPGMYAEVEWVQSRRNALVVPLTSVVDRGGRKFVFLAGEGQAAMIPIEIGAVVGDKVEVLSGLTGEERIITTGAGQLNDKDKIKVVEHPVAGK; this is encoded by the coding sequence ATGAAAATCGGAAGAATCCTGATCGTCGTCTTTCTCATTGCCCTGGTCGGCCTGATCGGCTGGCGGGCCAACAAGGCCGTCCAGGCCAAGAAGCTGGAGGCGTCCAAGCCCGCCCCGGTCGTGGTGGTTCCCGTCGAGACCGCCCAGCCGACGCGGCAGGCGATCGAAGAGATCGTCCATTCCTCGGGCAGCCTGCAGTCCGAGGCGGAAGTATCCATCTTCTCCAAGGTCGGCGGCAAGATCGCCAACAACCTGGTCCGCATGGGCAGCACCGTCGCTCCGGGGCAAGTCGTCTCGATCGTCAACCGGGACGAAGTCGGTTACGACTATAAGCCGTACGAGGTCCGCAGCGACGCCAAGGGCGTCGTCTCGCGCATCCTGCTGAATCCGGGCGCCGCCGTCAACCCCAGCTCCCCGATCCTGAATCTGGTCGACGTCGACACGGTCAAGGTTGTGGCCGCGGTGGACGAGAAGAAGATTCGGTTCATCGCCGTCGGCCAGCTCGCCGCCGTCAAGCTCGAGGCCTACCCCGGCGAAGCCTTCGGGGCCCGGGTCTCGGTCATCAGCCCCGTCGCCAACCCGGCCAGCCGAACGATCGACGTCGAGCTGATCATCGCCAACCCCAGCCACCGGCTGAAGCCCGGCATGTACGCTGAGGTCGAATGGGTCCAGAGCCGCCGCAACGCCCTGGTCGTGCCCCTGACCTCGGTCGTCGACCGCGGTGGGCGGAAGTTCGTCTTCCTGGCCGGCGAGGGCCAGGCCGCGATGATTCCGATCGAAATCGGCGCCGTTGTCGGCGACAAGGTCGAAGTCCTGTCCGGGCTGACCGGCGAAGAGCGGATCATCACCACCGGCGCGGGCCAGCTCAACGACAAGGACAAGATCAAGGTCGTCGAGCACCCGGTCGCCGGCAAGTGA
- a CDS encoding TolC family protein yields the protein MKKRALLGAALAVVVVAATTMTAQAQETMTLKEAAGLILANNQQVQIAAEAVTGAEFKIGESKSQYLPQVSVAGSYTRMSLFGEFSIPFNGTMYTVKFGTPNNYNIRASVMEQVFNWGRTARTVEISRAGLELASDGVALTKHLMAYQAVPLFYGTLYFREAVKVLDESIAAFENKLGTARARYDAGLASSFDINLLEVQISALRAQRLDFLASIDKFRIAFNTLAGRDTDAAFQPAAEFVFQPGEFVGGALTKEALSNRVEFRQWRHQIDLNQASVALAKTGDKPTVAASFNYEFRNGFMPDIEKIRGNWTALLSLNYPVFDGYRVRAQVAAAASALRSVELRKTDLERSVTMEIETALTDLRTYEAKWPLESLKIKQAEDALRIAEERFRNGLLSATDLVDAQNAVESARLGRLQLVYNHTLSQYNLYRSCGRTL from the coding sequence ATGAAGAAACGCGCCCTGTTAGGGGCGGCTCTCGCCGTCGTCGTTGTTGCTGCGACGACGATGACGGCCCAAGCCCAAGAAACGATGACCCTCAAAGAGGCGGCCGGCCTGATCCTGGCCAACAATCAGCAGGTCCAGATCGCCGCCGAGGCGGTGACCGGGGCCGAGTTCAAGATCGGCGAGAGCAAGAGCCAATACCTGCCGCAAGTCAGCGTCGCCGGCAGCTACACCCGGATGAGCCTGTTCGGGGAATTTTCCATCCCCTTCAACGGCACGATGTATACCGTCAAGTTCGGCACGCCCAACAACTACAACATCAGGGCCTCGGTCATGGAACAGGTCTTCAACTGGGGCCGGACCGCCCGGACGGTGGAGATAAGCCGGGCCGGCCTGGAACTGGCCTCCGACGGCGTCGCTCTGACCAAGCATTTGATGGCCTACCAGGCGGTGCCGTTGTTCTACGGCACGCTCTATTTTCGGGAGGCGGTCAAGGTTCTGGACGAGTCCATCGCCGCTTTCGAGAATAAGCTGGGCACGGCGCGGGCGCGATACGACGCGGGCCTGGCCTCGAGCTTCGACATCAACCTGCTGGAAGTCCAGATCAGCGCCCTCCGGGCCCAGCGCCTCGACTTCCTGGCCAGCATCGACAAGTTCCGGATCGCCTTCAATACTCTGGCCGGGCGCGACACCGACGCCGCGTTCCAGCCGGCCGCCGAGTTCGTCTTTCAGCCGGGCGAGTTCGTGGGCGGTGCCCTAACCAAGGAGGCGTTGTCCAACCGGGTCGAGTTCCGCCAGTGGCGGCACCAGATCGACCTCAACCAGGCCTCGGTCGCGCTGGCCAAGACCGGCGATAAGCCGACTGTGGCCGCGAGCTTCAACTATGAGTTCCGCAACGGCTTCATGCCCGACATCGAGAAGATCCGGGGCAACTGGACGGCCCTGCTGTCCTTGAATTACCCCGTCTTTGACGGCTACCGGGTCCGGGCCCAGGTGGCCGCGGCGGCTTCCGCGCTGCGATCAGTCGAGCTGCGCAAGACGGACCTGGAGCGGAGCGTGACCATGGAGATCGAAACCGCCCTGACCGACCTGCGGACCTACGAAGCCAAGTGGCCGCTGGAAAGCCTGAAGATCAAGCAGGCCGAGGACGCCCTGCGGATCGCCGAAGAGCGCTTCCGCAACGGCCTGCTGAGCGCCACCGACCTGGTGGACGCCCAGAACGCCGTCGAGAGCGCCCGGCTGGGCCGGCTGCAGCTCGTCTACAATCACACCTTGAGCCAATACAACCTGTACCGTTCCTGCGGGAGGACCTTATGA
- a CDS encoding helix-turn-helix domain containing protein, giving the protein MGVKERREREEGARLAAIIVAAERVFMERGYFHARMEDIAEAAELAKGTIYYYFKSKDEIFVHILEREARKIHAEITRRMAGTNSFLGLLELWIDFYLEYFEKNQGYLRMFLPCMGGVIRFEDKAAGRKLLRNAEQWRDLRETFKAQIGGERLPFELGEIMKFLKTLQIGMGLKLLEGDKAEARAAGRFFLEMMKRVMEAKS; this is encoded by the coding sequence ATGGGCGTCAAGGAACGGCGTGAGCGCGAAGAAGGCGCTCGCTTAGCCGCTATCATTGTGGCCGCCGAGCGCGTCTTCATGGAGCGCGGGTATTTCCATGCCCGGATGGAGGACATCGCCGAGGCGGCCGAGCTGGCCAAAGGGACGATCTACTATTACTTCAAGAGTAAAGACGAGATCTTCGTCCACATCCTGGAGCGGGAGGCCCGCAAGATCCACGCCGAGATCACGCGACGGATGGCCGGCACGAATTCCTTCCTCGGCCTCCTCGAGCTGTGGATCGACTTCTACCTCGAATATTTCGAGAAAAACCAGGGTTACCTGCGGATGTTCCTGCCCTGCATGGGGGGGGTGATCCGGTTCGAGGACAAAGCGGCCGGCCGCAAGCTTCTCCGCAACGCCGAGCAATGGCGGGATTTGCGGGAAACATTTAAAGCCCAGATCGGCGGCGAACGACTGCCCTTCGAGCTGGGCGAGATCATGAAATTCCTCAAGACCCTCCAGATCGGGATGGGTCTGAAGCTTTTGGAAGGGGACAAGGCCGAGGCCCGGGCCGCCGGCCGCTTCTTCCTGGAGATGATGAAACGCGTCATGGAGGCGAAGTCATGA
- a CDS encoding heparan-alpha-glucosaminide N-acetyltransferase domain-containing protein, with product MVPNAIDAGGIRDRLFSLDFFRGLTMFLLIGESTLIYAHLVDPSLQGTFLFALGTQFDHHPWAGLRFWDLVQPFFMFIVGVALAFSSAKRERRGDSRGLITRHAVKRALLLLLIGWALYCIEPGRITFRFQNVLAQLAVTSIVAYALMRKPAKVQIAWSFAFILATELIYRLFWVSGFNQPFVPDHNFGAWVDMLISGELSAGHWVSFNAIPTIAHTVWGVLAAQWLMSDRPGGRKARGLAALGAAGIAAGFALTLVTPMIKRICTSSFVVASGGFCLLALALCYWTFDVRKVRKGVVFFNIVGMNSLAIYIFTQTGATEWLKHLVKPFTDLLLGWAGRLPAEILASLAAWALLWSICLGLYRKKILIKI from the coding sequence ATGGTTCCGAACGCGATCGACGCCGGCGGCATCAGGGACCGCCTGTTTTCCCTGGACTTCTTCCGCGGGCTGACGATGTTCCTGCTGATCGGGGAGAGCACCCTGATCTACGCCCATCTGGTCGACCCGTCTCTTCAAGGCACGTTCCTGTTCGCCCTGGGCACCCAGTTCGACCACCATCCCTGGGCCGGGCTCCGCTTCTGGGACCTGGTTCAGCCCTTCTTCATGTTTATCGTCGGCGTCGCCCTGGCTTTCTCGTCGGCCAAGCGGGAGCGTCGGGGCGACAGTCGGGGGCTCATCACCCGGCACGCGGTGAAGCGGGCTTTATTACTGCTCCTTATCGGTTGGGCCCTTTACTGCATCGAGCCGGGCCGCATCACCTTCCGCTTCCAGAACGTCCTGGCCCAGCTCGCGGTGACCTCGATCGTCGCTTACGCCCTGATGCGGAAGCCGGCCAAGGTCCAGATCGCCTGGAGCTTCGCCTTCATCCTGGCGACGGAGCTCATCTACCGCCTGTTCTGGGTCTCCGGCTTCAACCAGCCGTTCGTGCCCGACCACAATTTCGGGGCCTGGGTGGACATGCTGATCTCGGGCGAGCTGTCAGCCGGCCACTGGGTCTCATTCAACGCCATCCCGACTATCGCCCACACCGTCTGGGGCGTTTTGGCGGCCCAGTGGCTGATGAGCGACCGCCCGGGCGGCCGCAAAGCCCGGGGCTTGGCCGCCCTCGGCGCGGCCGGGATCGCCGCCGGCTTCGCCTTGACCCTAGTCACACCCATGATCAAGCGGATCTGCACCAGCTCGTTCGTCGTCGCCTCCGGCGGCTTCTGCCTGCTGGCCCTGGCCCTGTGCTATTGGACCTTTGACGTTCGCAAGGTCCGCAAGGGGGTCGTCTTCTTCAACATCGTCGGGATGAACTCGCTGGCCATCTATATCTTCACCCAGACCGGGGCGACGGAATGGCTCAAGCACCTGGTCAAGCCGTTCACCGACCTCCTGCTGGGTTGGGCGGGCCGGCTGCCGGCCGAGATCCTGGCCAGCCTGGCGGCCTGGGCCCTGCTCTGGTCGATCTGCCTGGGGCTCTACCGGAAAAAGATCCTGATCAAGATTTAA
- a CDS encoding secondary thiamine-phosphate synthase enzyme YjbQ, translating into MKSYRKELWFNVPSRRGYLNITPQIEDCLRESGIREGLCLVNAMHITASVFVNDDESGLHKDFDDWLEQLAPHEPADSYRHNVGEDNADAHLKRQVMGREAVLAVTAGRLDFGPWEQVFYGEFDGRRRKRVLVKIIGD; encoded by the coding sequence ATGAAATCCTACCGCAAAGAGCTTTGGTTCAATGTCCCCTCGCGCCGCGGCTATCTCAACATCACGCCCCAGATCGAGGACTGCCTGCGCGAAAGCGGCATCCGGGAGGGGCTCTGCCTGGTCAACGCCATGCACATCACGGCCTCGGTCTTCGTCAACGACGACGAATCCGGCCTGCATAAGGACTTCGACGATTGGCTGGAGCAGCTCGCGCCGCATGAGCCGGCGGATTCCTACCGCCACAATGTCGGCGAGGACAACGCCGACGCCCATCTCAAGCGGCAGGTCATGGGCCGCGAGGCGGTCCTTGCGGTGACGGCGGGCCGTCTCGATTTCGGCCCCTGGGAGCAGGTCTTCTACGGCGAGTTCGACGGCCGCCGCCGCAAGCGCGTCCTGGTCAAGATCATCGGGGACTAA
- a CDS encoding TPM domain-containing protein, with the protein MALTSRSRLLRTIDAGRVRASIQSAELRTSGEIRVSISRFFWGRIEPVARRAFRRLGMTATQDRNGILFFVVPSRRRFVVLGDEGIHAKVGPDFWTSVAAAMSGRFKKGEFTEGLIEGIATVGEKLAGHFPHAGEADRNELPDEIDCR; encoded by the coding sequence ATGGCCTTGACATCGAGAAGCAGACTGCTTCGGACGATCGACGCCGGGCGGGTCCGGGCGTCCATCCAGTCCGCGGAGCTCCGGACCTCGGGCGAAATCCGGGTCTCTATCTCGCGCTTTTTCTGGGGCCGGATCGAGCCCGTGGCCCGGCGGGCCTTCCGGCGGCTGGGCATGACGGCGACCCAGGATCGCAACGGAATCCTGTTCTTCGTCGTCCCGTCGCGGCGGCGCTTCGTCGTCCTGGGCGACGAGGGCATCCACGCCAAAGTCGGTCCGGATTTCTGGACTTCGGTGGCGGCCGCGATGTCCGGCCGCTTCAAGAAGGGCGAGTTTACCGAAGGGTTGATCGAGGGGATCGCGACCGTCGGCGAGAAGCTGGCCGGGCACTTCCCCCATGCGGGCGAGGCCGATCGCAACGAATTGCCCGACGAGATCGACTGCCGCTGA
- a CDS encoding TPM domain-containing protein gives MKLSRSVLLLSLAAALLLGGAPAFGATPRPAAEIKIPASPDRWATDKAGFLSPAALRGLDAGLEAWERSSGHQFLVYIDRTTGGYPIEEYAVKAFQAWRVGRKGLDDGVVLFVMADDKKIRIEVGYGVEDKITDLRASRIINDILVPGIQAGDPDGAVRRAVDEVQALVSGTAAGSGAADAGVSATGRKSSLNGTEIGLLVIGIIIFLIILITNPSFAIWLLINLLSGGRGGGGGGGGGFGGGGGRSGGGGASGGW, from the coding sequence GTGAAGCTAAGTCGAAGCGTCCTACTCCTAAGCCTCGCTGCGGCGCTCCTCCTGGGGGGAGCTCCGGCCTTCGGAGCGACTCCCCGGCCGGCGGCGGAGATCAAGATTCCCGCTTCGCCCGACCGATGGGCGACCGACAAGGCCGGCTTTCTGTCGCCCGCGGCGCTGCGGGGGCTCGACGCCGGGCTCGAGGCGTGGGAGCGATCGAGCGGTCACCAGTTCCTCGTCTACATCGACCGCACGACCGGCGGCTATCCCATCGAGGAGTACGCCGTCAAAGCCTTTCAGGCCTGGCGGGTCGGCCGCAAGGGATTGGACGACGGGGTGGTCCTGTTCGTCATGGCCGACGACAAGAAGATCCGGATCGAAGTCGGCTATGGAGTGGAAGACAAGATCACCGACCTGCGGGCTTCGCGGATCATCAACGACATCCTTGTCCCGGGGATCCAAGCGGGCGATCCGGACGGCGCCGTGCGACGGGCCGTGGACGAGGTCCAGGCGCTCGTCTCGGGGACGGCCGCCGGATCCGGTGCGGCGGACGCCGGGGTATCGGCGACCGGCCGCAAATCGTCGCTTAACGGAACCGAGATCGGGCTTCTCGTCATCGGGATTATCATCTTCCTGATCATCCTGATCACCAACCCGTCCTTCGCCATCTGGCTTTTGATCAACCTCCTATCGGGGGGGCGCGGCGGCGGCGGGGGGGGAGGGGGGGGCTTCGGCGGGGGCGGCGGCCGTTCCGGCGGCGGCGGCGCCTCGGGCGGCTGGTGA
- a CDS encoding LemA family protein: METTPTPAPAKKIGTRSMALGCLGVLILGIVVIALWGIGSYNTLVKLDQGVRSGWAQVENVYQRRADLVPNLVETVKGAAAFETDTFTAVTEARAKVGQTKIDAGQLNDPAAFAKFQQAQDQLGGALSRLLVTVEKYPELKATQNFRDLQSQLEGTENRITVERQRFNESAQAFNTKRMSFPTVLIAGFFGSRFAEKAYFKAVEGSDVAPKVDFKR; this comes from the coding sequence ATGGAAACAACCCCGACTCCCGCTCCCGCCAAGAAGATCGGCACCCGCAGCATGGCCCTCGGCTGCCTCGGCGTCCTGATCCTGGGCATCGTCGTCATCGCGCTTTGGGGCATCGGCTCCTACAACACCCTGGTCAAGCTGGACCAGGGCGTACGCTCCGGCTGGGCCCAGGTCGAGAACGTTTACCAGCGGCGGGCCGACCTTGTGCCCAACCTGGTCGAGACCGTCAAGGGTGCGGCCGCCTTCGAGACGGACACGTTTACCGCCGTGACCGAGGCCCGGGCCAAGGTCGGCCAGACCAAGATCGACGCCGGACAGCTGAACGATCCGGCGGCTTTCGCCAAGTTCCAGCAGGCCCAGGACCAGCTCGGCGGCGCCCTGTCCCGCCTCTTGGTGACGGTGGAGAAGTACCCCGAGCTCAAGGCCACCCAGAACTTCCGCGATCTGCAGTCGCAGCTCGAGGGCACGGAGAACCGGATTACGGTCGAGCGACAGCGCTTCAACGAATCCGCCCAGGCTTTCAACACCAAGCGGATGAGCTTCCCGACCGTCTTGATCGCCGGGTTCTTCGGCTCCCGGTTTGCCGAGAAGGCTTATTTCAAGGCGGTTGAGGGCAGCGACGTGGCCCCTAAGGTAGATTTTAAACGGTGA
- a CDS encoding glucose-1-phosphate adenylyltransferase encodes MANSVVAVIMAGGQGSRLYPLTKIRSKPAVPIAGRFRLIDVPISNCIHSGYRRIFVLTQFASHSLHRHILVTYRFDAFHPDFVTLLSAQQTLDNRDWYQGTADAVRQNLNYIMDVGDIILVLAGDHLYRMDYRKFVDHHIKSGAEITIAGTPVAEAQVPDFGVMKVDPSGLIVEFAEKPKDPGVIASLRVPESAFASFGLEPAGRTHLASTGIYVFNRDVLKQILGTGEYEDFGRQVIPEAIRSRKVVSYFFDGYWEDIGTIPAFFEANLNLTEPLPKFNFYDEERPIFTHARFLPGSKILQSDVHGSILCEGSIINRSAIRQSIVGIRSRIAEGCVLDRTVVMGADYFESAEEKARNEAKGIPPIGIGRDSEIRNAIIDKNARIGQGVRLINARGLRDEQTDSCCVVNGILVVPKNAVIPDGTVL; translated from the coding sequence ATGGCCAACAGCGTCGTTGCGGTCATCATGGCCGGGGGGCAGGGCAGCCGGCTTTACCCGCTGACCAAGATCCGAAGCAAGCCCGCCGTCCCCATCGCCGGCCGCTTCCGGCTGATCGACGTCCCCATCTCCAACTGCATCCACTCCGGGTATCGCCGCATCTTCGTCCTGACCCAGTTCGCCTCCCACTCGCTTCACCGCCACATCCTGGTCACCTACCGGTTCGACGCCTTCCACCCCGATTTCGTCACCCTTCTCTCGGCCCAGCAGACCCTGGACAACCGTGACTGGTACCAGGGCACGGCCGACGCCGTCCGCCAAAACCTGAACTACATCATGGATGTGGGGGATATCATCCTCGTCCTAGCCGGGGATCATCTTTACCGAATGGACTACCGCAAGTTCGTCGACCACCACATCAAGTCGGGGGCCGAGATCACCATCGCCGGTACACCCGTGGCCGAAGCCCAAGTGCCGGATTTCGGGGTCATGAAGGTGGATCCGTCCGGGCTCATCGTCGAGTTCGCCGAGAAGCCCAAGGACCCCGGGGTCATCGCCTCGCTGCGGGTCCCGGAGTCGGCCTTCGCCTCCTTCGGCCTGGAACCGGCCGGCCGGACCCACCTGGCCTCGACCGGGATTTATGTCTTCAACCGCGACGTCCTGAAGCAGATTCTGGGCACGGGGGAGTACGAAGACTTCGGCCGCCAGGTCATTCCCGAGGCCATCCGCTCCCGCAAGGTCGTCAGCTACTTCTTCGACGGCTACTGGGAGGACATCGGGACCATTCCGGCCTTTTTCGAGGCCAACCTGAACCTGACCGAGCCTCTGCCCAAGTTCAACTTCTACGACGAGGAGCGGCCGATCTTCACCCACGCCCGCTTCCTGCCCGGTTCCAAGATCCTCCAATCCGACGTCCACGGCTCGATCCTCTGCGAGGGGAGCATCATCAACCGTTCGGCCATCCGCCAATCCATCGTCGGGATCCGCTCGCGGATCGCCGAGGGCTGCGTCCTGGACCGGACGGTGGTGATGGGCGCCGACTACTTCGAGTCGGCCGAGGAGAAGGCCCGCAACGAGGCCAAAGGGATTCCTCCTATCGGGATCGGGCGCGACTCCGAGATCCGCAACGCCATCATCGACAAGAACGCCCGCATCGGGCAGGGGGTCCGGCTGATCAACGCCCGCGGCCTGCGGGACGAGCAGACCGACTCGTGTTGTGTGGTCAACGGCATCCTGGTCGTACCCAAGAACGCCGTCATTCCCGACGGCACCGTTCTCTAA
- a CDS encoding PilZ domain-containing protein, whose product MPEEGLEKRTCARFRIPGATIAFKREKSLFKRNSEYGGEFLPMLDISRGGIRFLSTENLPLDTRLHLSIQVPGDPSPLKMDGLVRWAAPNIGQSFKYQLGVQFAPYGDKKGMNYPGSLVKIIAFEQKFLDETSVIKDETGGRGSTFSI is encoded by the coding sequence ATGCCCGAGGAAGGATTGGAAAAACGGACCTGCGCCCGGTTCCGCATCCCCGGCGCAACCATAGCGTTCAAGCGCGAAAAATCCCTGTTCAAGCGCAACTCCGAGTACGGCGGGGAGTTCCTGCCGATGCTGGACATCAGCCGCGGCGGCATCCGTTTCCTGTCGACCGAGAATCTCCCGCTCGACACCCGGCTCCACCTCAGCATCCAGGTCCCCGGCGATCCCAGCCCGCTCAAGATGGACGGCCTGGTGCGCTGGGCGGCGCCCAATATCGGCCAAAGCTTCAAGTACCAGCTCGGCGTCCAGTTTGCCCCTTACGGCGACAAAAAGGGCATGAACTACCCCGGCTCGCTGGTCAAGATTATCGCCTTCGAGCAGAAATTCCTGGATGAGACGTCCGTCATTAAGGATGAGACGGGTGGGCGCGGCAGCACCTTCTCGATCTAA
- the glyS gene encoding glycine--tRNA ligase subunit beta, with amino-acid sequence MEFLLEIQTEELPPSHVRSAVEDLRDRFRKELAAAQIAAESLRLYSTCRRLTVLAEIPAGQPDRDMIVTGPPKANAYAADGSPTPAALGFARAKGVAVEALKVFTTDKGEYIGVRTAVRGKPASEILPGIIARLISSLTFPRMMRWGTGTFKFSRPLRGLLCLLGGKPLPFVFEGLTAGNWTAGHMLRSPEPFQVDSFASYRDGLRARGVVLDGEERKAAILAQIEARLAPLGAALHPDPALLDKLASDVECPFVIMGSFPEDYLQLPLEILSTAMREGQKLFSVVKGRKQLPLFLGVADTDADPKGFIQKGHERVLKARLADARFFWEQDRKTPLRKRAAGLKAVLFQEKLGSYEDKAQRLKKLVVYLCDKAGAKALAKDAATAAELCKADLLTDMVREFPALQGIVGGLYARAEGLPEDVARAIAEHYQPGSLEDDVPASLGGALLSLADKIDSIVGVVGIGIQTSGSSDPFGLRRNAQGVCKIILERKLNLPLPRLLDKAVNSYGDRLKQAPDEIRSTLMEFFAGRLRSIFERQGYRYDLINAALGAGVENILHASLRLKALDGLKSGREFEPFILMAKRINNIAGGQPAAPINAALLQEKAEKELYAAFVIVRDNTAPMLAKGDYVQAQKMAFRLQPLLDAFFTKVLVMAEEAKLRRARIGLLQGIKKILDPMADYSQVVVEGEKGKPTA; translated from the coding sequence ATGGAATTCCTGCTCGAGATCCAGACCGAAGAGCTGCCCCCGTCCCACGTCCGCTCGGCCGTCGAGGACCTGCGCGATCGGTTCCGCAAGGAGCTTGCGGCTGCCCAGATCGCCGCCGAGAGCCTCCGCCTCTACAGCACCTGCCGCCGACTGACCGTCCTGGCTGAAATCCCGGCCGGCCAGCCCGACCGGGATATGATCGTGACCGGTCCGCCCAAGGCCAATGCCTACGCCGCCGACGGTTCGCCCACGCCCGCTGCCCTGGGCTTCGCCCGGGCCAAAGGCGTCGCCGTCGAAGCATTGAAAGTCTTCACCACGGATAAGGGCGAGTATATCGGCGTCCGGACCGCGGTCCGGGGCAAGCCGGCCTCCGAGATCCTGCCCGGGATCATCGCCCGCCTGATCTCCTCGCTGACCTTCCCGCGGATGATGCGCTGGGGGACGGGGACGTTCAAATTCTCCCGCCCGCTGCGCGGCCTGCTCTGCTTGCTGGGCGGCAAGCCGTTGCCCTTCGTCTTCGAGGGGCTGACCGCCGGCAACTGGACCGCCGGGCACATGCTTCGCTCGCCCGAGCCCTTCCAAGTCGATTCGTTCGCCTCCTACCGGGACGGTCTGCGGGCCCGGGGTGTCGTCCTCGACGGCGAGGAGCGCAAAGCCGCCATTCTGGCCCAGATCGAAGCTCGACTGGCCCCGCTCGGGGCGGCGCTTCATCCCGACCCGGCCCTGCTCGACAAGCTCGCCTCGGACGTCGAATGCCCGTTCGTCATCATGGGCTCCTTTCCCGAGGATTATCTCCAGCTCCCGCTCGAAATCCTGAGCACGGCCATGCGGGAGGGCCAAAAGCTTTTTTCCGTGGTCAAGGGCCGCAAGCAGCTGCCGCTCTTCCTCGGGGTGGCCGACACCGACGCCGATCCCAAGGGCTTCATCCAGAAAGGCCACGAGCGGGTGCTCAAGGCCAGGCTGGCGGATGCCCGCTTCTTCTGGGAGCAGGACCGCAAAACACCGCTCCGCAAGCGGGCGGCCGGCCTCAAAGCGGTGCTGTTTCAGGAAAAGCTCGGCTCCTACGAAGACAAAGCCCAGCGTCTGAAAAAGCTCGTCGTCTATCTCTGCGACAAGGCCGGGGCCAAGGCCCTGGCCAAGGACGCCGCGACGGCCGCCGAGCTATGCAAAGCCGACCTGCTGACGGACATGGTCCGCGAGTTTCCGGCTTTGCAGGGGATTGTGGGCGGCCTGTACGCCAGGGCCGAAGGCCTGCCTGAGGACGTCGCCCGGGCCATCGCCGAGCATTACCAGCCGGGCAGCCTCGAGGACGATGTCCCCGCCTCGTTGGGCGGCGCCCTGCTGTCCCTGGCCGACAAGATCGATTCCATCGTCGGCGTCGTGGGCATCGGCATCCAGACCTCGGGCTCGAGCGATCCCTTCGGCCTGCGCCGCAACGCCCAGGGCGTCTGCAAAATCATCCTGGAGCGCAAGCTCAACCTGCCCCTGCCTCGGCTCTTGGATAAGGCCGTCAACTCCTACGGTGATCGGCTGAAGCAAGCCCCGGACGAAATCCGTTCTACCCTGATGGAGTTCTTCGCCGGGCGCCTGCGCTCGATCTTCGAGCGGCAGGGCTACCGCTATGACCTGATCAACGCCGCTTTGGGCGCCGGGGTCGAGAATATCCTGCATGCCTCGCTCCGGCTAAAAGCTCTGGACGGCCTCAAATCAGGCCGCGAGTTCGAGCCGTTCATCCTGATGGCCAAGCGGATCAACAACATCGCCGGCGGCCAGCCCGCAGCCCCGATCAACGCCGCCCTTCTCCAGGAGAAGGCCGAGAAGGAGCTTTACGCCGCCTTCGTCATCGTTCGGGACAACACCGCCCCGATGCTGGCCAAGGGGGATTATGTCCAGGCCCAGAAAATGGCCTTCCGGCTGCAGCCGCTGCTGGACGCGTTCTTCACCAAGGTCCTGGTCATGGCCGAGGAGGCGAAGCTGCGGCGGGCCCGCATCGGCTTGCTCCAGGGGATCAAGAAGATCCTGGACCCGATGGCGGACTACAGCCAGGTGGTGGTCGAAGGGGAGAAGGGGAAGCCCACTGCCTAA